Below is a genomic region from Mercenaria mercenaria strain notata unplaced genomic scaffold, MADL_Memer_1 contig_4024, whole genome shotgun sequence.
AGCTTAGGAATGTAGTGTTTGTCGCTAATCATGATCGATTAAAACCATGTCGAGACAGACAGTTGCCAAGCTGGATCAAACACTGGAAGGCTAACCCCGAGGGCACTAAAACTGCCAGAGGGGACGACCGAGTCTATTGCTTTTGCAGAAAACAATGGCAGGGTAGATTCATGATACAATGTGATCATTGCGAGGAATGGTTCCATGGATCATGTGTGGATATTACTCCGACAGATGCCTTGAACATTGGCATGTACCAGTGCGCGGATTGTAAGGGTAGAACATAATCAGGGACGTGGTAAGTTATTTAAATTCTCTTCTTTCTATTTGCAGATAAGATGGCAAATCATGAGCAAAATCTCAAGGAGATACAAGACCTTTCCAAGGTTGGTAGGCTGTCTCCAACAGAACCACTGGTGACCACACTAACTATGTGCCCACCAGAATTCCGTCAGCAGGCCGAGGCTACATTGCTGGCCAGGTCGAACTGGCAAAGTCCAGAAATTCAAGAAAGCTTGGCTTAAAAAACTGTCAAGGGACCTCTTGGAGCTCAACTTCCATAACAGGTCATGGCTGGAAGCTAATGTGGCACCACTCCCTCCGCCGAAGCAACGCACTTGGAGTGAGGTAGTCCAGGGCCCCAGCAAGGATATAAGAATTCAATCAAATCCTGAAATCGAAAGGATGAGCAGCTGGTATCAGGGAAAGCAGCATCGTCTCTGTTGGAGGGGAGGAAGAGTGGAGTTGGATTTGACCGAGGAAGATGAGTCTCGTCTGTTGGAAGATGATGTCCAGTTGGTGAACGCGCCAGACAGACCTAGGACTCCGGAACGTACGCCAGCTGGCACTAAACCTGTCAGCCCAGTTAAGCCATGGGTGAAGGATGTTCCAAAGGGCAAAGCTTCTTCTGAACAGCCTAAAACCAAGGAAAAGTCTAGGGAATCCCCAAAACGTCAGGATTACCGATATAGTGCCTGTGAGGCCCACAAAGAAGGGCATGAAGAGAGCCGGAGAGAATCCCGGAAGGACAAGCATGTCGACCAAGGTCAGGAGAGTAGGGGAAACCCTAAGCAGCCCCATAAGCAAGGGCATTCATCAGGCAATAGGGGCAACTCGGGCCCAATCAGACCGAGACCCCCCGATAACCGAGGTCATGGTATGTCAGACAGGCAGCGTCAACGAGATGACAGCCACAGGCATAGGGAGGAGCAGCCGAGAAAACGGAGCCCCTCGCAGCAGGCAGGCCAGGAGTCTGGCAAGCGTCCTAAATCGGCGCTGCCTAGATGCCCAATTCAAGGATGTAGTGACAGAATGGAGGAAAAACATGCCTTCAAAAAACATCTGCCATTGCTATTTCATCCTGCGCTGAATGGCACGGAAGTTGCTGAAGGAGGGAGGACGGCTCTTGTCCATCTCCAGCGAATGCTGGTGGGAGCTCACAAGACGCTGAATAGTTTGGTGACGCTGGCTGAAAGTATTGGGGAGTTTTCTGAAACTAAAACTCCTGTAACTGACCTACAGCAGGGCATGCGTGAGCTGGGAGAGGTGCTGAACAAGCGTGAGGAGGATTTGACGCTCCGTAATCATGGAAGCAGTGTTCTTTCCTTAATCGAGTGGAGCAGGCTCTCGTCTGAAGAGGGACAACTTCTACTGCCTAAACTCGCAGTTGGATTTGACAGCCATTGTCATTTAGACCGGACAATGGAGAAACTAGGGAAAAGAGAGAAGAATCTCTCCAGTATTCTGGATGGCTCGTCAACTTTACCAGAATATGAGATTGAGGTACCAAGGGTCATTGGCGTGTTTTGTGACCCAGAAACTTACCCTTCTAAAACAGACATAAAGAACTGGGTCAGCCAAGGAGTTTGTCCTGCTATTGGATGGCATCCCCGGAAAAACTCAGGGACTGAAGAGGACTGGAGACGGTTCAGGGATCGCCTGAATATGCCCGAAGTGGTTGCTCTAGGGGAAGTTGGCTTGGAGCGCAATGAGCCACCAAATCAGTGGTATACCCAGATGTTGAATCTGGAGAAAGCGTTAGATTGCTTAGGACCAAACCATGTCCTAGTGTTACATTGCAGGAGTGTGGGGACGGAATCCGACGAAGCATGGCTGACTGTCCTCATGATTCTGAAGGCGCATCGGTCAGTGGGACGGGAACACCTTATCCATGCCATTGCTTTACGGGCAGTCGCTCACTAGCAGAGAGATGGATTGCGGAGTACCCAAGCACGTACTTCGGTTTCACTTCGGTGGTGTCCAAATATAAGGAGCCTGGGGACCATGACAGGTTGGATTGGATAAGGCATGTTGATCCGGGACGAATTCTCCTAGAGACTGATGCTCCATACTTTCCGGTTCCTGGTGCAGCCCTTCGAAGGTCGACACCAGCTGCCTTGGGTACACCGCGGCTGAGGTAGCCAAGATCCGCAGTGAGCCATGGAGAGATCTTCTTCAAAGAGCCGCCACCAACACGGAACGGCTCTATGTCAGCAAGATGCCTCCAGAGTTGACCTAAGCAGGGCCTAATATCGACTAGGCTTCACCTAAACTGTGAAGGCTGGTTCCTGGTCAAGGAAGGTGCGGCCTTGCCGGGAGACTCCAGGTTGCCCAGGGTAGAAAAAATATGCGGACAACCTAGTGCTAGTACTGGTTTGAACCCAGGACATCCAACCTACAACGTTTGGTTGGAACATCAAACATGGCAGGCTCAGACATTTCCGAGAGGCTGATACAGTTGACATAGATGCACTCCCTTATAGGGTTGGGAGGAGTGTAGTAGACGCGGATCACTCATGTGTGTCGCCCGCGAAACTGCTGGCTGACGTAAAGGAGGCTGGGATCGCCCTCTTACTTAGGAGGCCGCCATATTGTAAAAACTATTGGCAGAACGTTACACAAATTACTTCATTCTAGAAGGTATTCAGCGCTCGACAAAGTTGGTAAgttattatatactttatattagtCCATTGTAAGGGTTGTAGCGGGTTCAACAATAACAATAAgcaaattaatcaataaaaatgtaaattgactcactgTTAATTCATTTGTACTATCAAAGTTGTAATTCCTACAAACTTCTTCCAATTCCCCAGTAGCTGTATCCAATCCTCGACGAATCAGTTATAAACAAACAAGCTTTTCAAacatcgatgaaattcaggcaccaatcgcaccatgcccttgaaacaatgtgtgaaattaaacaatttccaaacgcatggttcaaagataacctgtatttttgcATCCTTTGTGGAATATTTCCAGTCCGCAACATATCTAGTTCCTTATAGATCTACAATAtcagttttcaataaaattattcatCTCATCTCATCTCGTCCCGTTTACGAAATGcaagaaaatttaaattcttttctCCGAAACCAATTCGTGACGTAGGGCACGAATGACGTAAGAATGCAATGGCCATAATTGAGCagcgccatgataaaaccaacatagtggctttgcgatcagcatggatcctgactagcctgcgcatccgtgcagtctggtcaggatccatactgttcgctttcaaagcctattgaaattagagatactgttggtgaacagcatggagcctgatctggatccatgctggtcgcaaagccactatgttggttttcccatggtgctgctcaattatgtaaatttatacgGGGCGCACAAGGGAAACAGTACCCTTTAAACAAACAATCAGTCGATagaatatatgaattttatcttATGTCACGCTAATAGAAGGAGAATTTTGCAATActtaatataatacattttaaaatatatatttaaacaatggttgtttatcattttatcaatttctagTACCTATGTTTTTACTTTAAGACACtgtataaacataaacatgtccTGTTCTATGGAAGGCCGGTTGTGCACTGTTGTAAATTgcttgggaaatagattttagttgtGCGTGTTCTAAtcccattctaacacgttcgaattacacctgGAAAGGATACTTATCTAAAGTCTAATTCAgacggaatagccaaaagtaggtcaatttgcgaaatgtgttttaaaaagaaaatctttaaaaaaaaaagtgttggaATTCTTGATACTTAGTAAATGCCAAATGCGTCCATTAACTTCAATGTGAATTATTGAATgaacaaaatatgatatttatcaTTTACTGTTTCTTACGCAGCTGCTTTTTGCAACATCAACCAGCCAACAGGGACAGAAGCAGCGAGGCAGGCGGATACTGTGCCAGAGGGAGTCAGTATCCAACCTGACTATACAATCGCTTACCACGATGTAACCATGTTGGTTACTGGCACTTAGTGGTTACCGCGCGGTTAAAAGTTTTATACAATTGGCTGATGTTGGACAGTAGTGCCATGGGTAATTTTTGGTAAGTGTTTGTATTTCTATCACTCTGTTCTGCACGAACTGTTTCAATGGTTTAGATGTTGATAACCAATGAAGCACAATCTGGCTATCGGACCAGCAGATGACGTCGGAAATGTTCAAGGAATCTTGTACGTGTTGAACTAATCTGGCGCCGACTACTGCGGCCATAAGTTCGAGCTGTGGTAATGTCATGGGTTTCACGGGAGCTACCCGATTTTTCGCGATCACCAATCTGGATCCATCTGCGTTCACTATGTATACTGCTGCTCCATATGATTTGAGACTGGAATCGACAAATACATTGAGAGTACTTTTTGTTCTTGAATTATTTATGGTCTGTTTATGCTTTGACTGCCGTATGTACTGTCTGGAAAACTCTGTATCTGTAACTGTGTTCAGATCTTCAGCCAGCTTGTTCCATTTATCTTGCACCTCTAGTGGTAACGGTACATCCCAATCAAACTTATCTTTCCATAATTGCTGAAGAAGTAATTTTGCCCTTACTGTTACCGGGCTTAACAGACCTAGTGGATCATAAATTCGTGATGAATATCTTAGAATGTCCCTCTTGGTTACAGAGTCTAACGTTGGTATCTTGTGATGTCTGTATGCCATGGTATCTGTTTCCGGTTTCCAGCACATACCTAGTACTTTGGTTACTTCATCTCTATCTATGACTCCTTCTCGTGTGGCGATAGCTTTTAGTTCGGAGTTGTTAGAAGACCACGATCTTAAGTTCATACTGGCACATTTCATCAGATCACGTGCATCACGGAAATAGGTGAGTAGATctttattttcttcaaaactagAGAGTATATTGTCAACATATAAATCTCTCTTTATAATCTCGgctgctttgtttgttttgttcaattCCAGGTGTTTGAGAATAGTGGCGTTAAGAATGAACGGTGAGCACGTCGCGCCGAACAACACTGCTTTGAATCGGTATGTGCAAAGTTGAGATTTAGGATCACTAGGATCAGTGAGCCACAAAAACCGGGTAACATCCCTGTCTTTTTCTTGTAGTCCCACATGTAGGAAAGCTTTTTCTATGCCTGTGGTTACAGCGTACTTTTCCAATCGAAATCGCATCAATATAGACGTTATAAATTCATTCAGCACAGGTGCTGTAGACTCCAGGAATACGATAATGGAATTTCTGTAAGATAGAGTACTACGCGTCTTAACAGTTCGATCCTTTATTCAATTCTGCATAAACAACTCAACAACATGACGTCAATATCTGGCGTCCGACGTATACATAAATTGGCGGCAACGTTAGCGTTATCACGACAAAAGGTTTCATGTAGATCACGTAAATATATTTGGCTTGTTAGGTCAATTTTGTTATACGTACACATGTAACGTAACACAACACAAACACGACACGTgtctgaacgtttttgatatttatttgcacagtggaatatttcgtacataactttcataattcatttcgtaacttcttaagccttaacaaa
It encodes:
- the LOC128553594 gene encoding uncharacterized protein LOC128553594, which gives rise to MRFRLEKYAVTTGIEKAFLHVGLQEKDRDVTRFLWLTDPSDPKSQLCTYRFKAVLFGATCSPFILNATILKHLELNKTNKAAEIIKRDLYVDNILSSFEENKDLLTYFRDARDLMKCASMNLRSWSSNNSELKAIATREGVIDRDEVTKVLGMCWKPETDTMAYRHHKIPTLDSVTKRDILRYSSRIYDPLGLLSPVTVRAKLLLQQLWKDKFDWDVPLPLEVQDKWNKLAEDLNTVTDTEFSRQYIRQSKHKQTINNSRTKSTLNVFVDSSLKSYGAAVYIVNADGSRLVIAKNRVAPVKPMTLPQLELMAAVVGARLVQHVQDSLNISDVICWSDSQIVLHWLSTSKPLKQFVQNRVIEIQTLTKNYPWHYCPTSANCIKLLTAR